The Thermosynechococcus sp. genome has a segment encoding these proteins:
- a CDS encoding ParA family protein: MDISRLRSQWQQIHGDETSEAVIEEHFVRPLLSVLGFSDRDCLSSFDTGMGIADVAARFRRENQPPFSQTQVDPDLIVEIKTPARRSRNTPSQTVALNLENGSAHHSRALQQLRQLLRGRHCQGTAWGLITNARHLQLFQRHGHLVYPATPNYELTGDRLESIIEDFKTCLRSRPRATTLSIYNHKGGVGKTTTTINLGATLAVADAAVLLVDCDPRGDLSRALELTATNATLAACLQNPDKPITAAICPFDLRLRASSSIKSAHIFDVIPAGPQLQSILIQAMQTQNPPITRLRELLAPLRDRYDYILIDCPSAWLFLSKSAVYASDAVLIPTRHTDLSSLNNAAQVIHQFLFHEIHTLRREGGPLPLPIFFNGAPFNRAPTTDRAIAVAQAEIERILQKLPHLTPYFWPQYQASDTSVFAIPEYAIIARAAFARVPAVFKDKRVLGFYQALVQTYLRPLASADDLS, translated from the coding sequence TTGGATATTTCCCGCTTGCGATCGCAATGGCAACAAATTCACGGTGATGAAACCTCTGAAGCCGTTATTGAGGAGCACTTCGTCCGACCGCTCTTGAGTGTGTTGGGGTTTAGCGATCGCGATTGCCTCTCTTCTTTTGATACAGGTATGGGCATTGCCGATGTAGCCGCGCGGTTTCGCCGCGAGAATCAGCCTCCCTTTTCGCAGACTCAAGTTGACCCCGATTTAATTGTCGAGATTAAAACCCCTGCCCGTCGCTCGCGCAATACCCCCAGTCAAACTGTGGCCTTGAACCTTGAGAATGGTTCTGCCCATCATAGCCGCGCCCTGCAACAACTGCGCCAACTTCTCAGGGGACGCCATTGCCAAGGAACCGCTTGGGGGTTGATCACCAATGCCCGCCATCTCCAGCTTTTTCAACGCCATGGCCACTTGGTCTATCCAGCCACGCCCAACTATGAACTGACGGGCGATCGCCTCGAGAGCATTATCGAGGACTTCAAAACCTGCTTGCGATCGCGCCCCCGTGCCACCACCCTCTCCATCTACAATCACAAAGGGGGCGTGGGCAAAACCACCACCACGATTAACTTGGGAGCCACCCTTGCTGTGGCGGATGCGGCCGTTTTACTTGTTGACTGTGACCCGCGGGGGGATCTCAGCCGCGCTCTTGAGCTGACCGCCACAAATGCAACCCTTGCGGCTTGTCTGCAAAATCCTGATAAGCCGATTACAGCCGCGATTTGCCCCTTTGACTTGCGCCTTCGCGCCAGTAGCAGTATTAAATCTGCCCATATTTTTGATGTCATTCCCGCTGGGCCACAACTGCAAAGCATCCTCATTCAGGCAATGCAAACCCAAAATCCACCCATTACCCGCCTGCGGGAACTCCTCGCCCCCTTGCGCGATCGCTACGACTACATTCTCATTGACTGCCCCAGTGCTTGGCTTTTTTTAAGTAAAAGCGCCGTATATGCCAGTGACGCCGTTTTGATTCCCACCCGCCACACCGATCTCTCCTCCCTCAACAATGCGGCTCAGGTGATTCACCAATTTCTCTTTCATGAAATCCACACCTTGCGCCGTGAAGGGGGTCCCCTTCCTTTACCCATTTTCTTTAATGGTGCTCCCTTTAATCGTGCTCCGACAACCGATAGGGCAATCGCTGTTGCCCAGGCAGAAATTGAACGGATTCTCCAGAAACTCCCCCACCTCACCCCCTACTTTTGGCCCCAGTATCAAGCCAGTGACACAAGTGTATTTGCCATTCCTGAATATGCCATCATTGCCCGTGCCGCCTTTGCCCGCGTTCCTGCTGTCTTCAAAGATAAGCGCGTCCTAGGCTTCTATCAGGCACTCGTGCAGACCTATCTTCGCCCCTTAGCGTCTGCCGATGACCTCTCCTAA
- a CDS encoding sulfate/molybdate ABC transporter ATP-binding protein: MGITIENVSKAFGSFQAVKQVDLDIASGSLVALLGPSGSGKSTLLRLIAGLEMPDTGRILLTGKDATYQSVQERNIGFVFQHYALFKHMTVRQNIAFGLELRRVPRAKIKARVEELLELVQLSGLGDRYPSQLSGGQRQRVALARALAVEPKVLLLDEPFAALDAKVRKELRAWLRRLHDDVHVTTVFVTHDQEEAMEVADQIVVMNKGQVEQVGTPAEIYDHPASPFVMSFIGPVNVLRSRVFQQTQDTAPHCDIFLRPRDIIIETSPNGNTVSARIHRIIHLGWEIQVELRLDDGQELMAHLSRERFDELHLEPQQQVFIKPREAKSFPLYYSI, from the coding sequence ATGGGCATCACCATTGAAAATGTTTCGAAGGCCTTTGGCTCCTTTCAAGCGGTCAAGCAAGTGGATTTGGATATTGCCAGTGGCTCCTTGGTGGCACTGTTGGGGCCTTCGGGTTCTGGTAAATCAACCTTACTGCGACTAATTGCGGGCCTAGAGATGCCCGACACTGGACGGATTCTCCTCACGGGTAAGGATGCCACCTATCAAAGTGTCCAAGAGCGCAATATTGGCTTTGTCTTTCAGCACTATGCCCTTTTTAAGCACATGACCGTGCGCCAAAATATCGCCTTTGGCCTAGAGCTGCGCAGGGTGCCCCGTGCCAAGATTAAGGCCCGCGTCGAGGAACTATTAGAGTTGGTGCAGTTATCAGGTTTGGGCGATCGCTACCCCTCTCAGCTCTCCGGCGGACAACGCCAGCGGGTGGCTCTGGCCCGTGCCCTTGCTGTAGAACCTAAGGTGCTGTTGCTAGATGAACCGTTTGCTGCCCTCGATGCCAAGGTGCGCAAGGAACTGCGAGCATGGCTGCGCCGCCTCCACGACGATGTCCATGTGACAACGGTCTTCGTGACCCACGACCAAGAGGAAGCCATGGAAGTTGCGGATCAAATTGTCGTCATGAACAAAGGGCAAGTGGAGCAGGTGGGCACCCCGGCTGAAATCTACGACCATCCCGCCAGCCCTTTTGTGATGAGCTTTATTGGCCCTGTCAATGTCTTGCGCTCCCGCGTCTTCCAGCAAACCCAAGACACGGCTCCCCACTGCGATATTTTTCTGCGCCCGCGCGACATCATTATTGAAACCAGTCCCAACGGCAACACCGTCTCAGCTCGCATTCACCGCATCATCCACTTGGGCTGGGAAATTCAGGTGGAACTGCGCCTAGACGATGGGCAGGAATTGATGGCACACCTATCGCGAGAGCGATTTGACGAGCTGCACCTTGAACCCCAACAACAGGTCTTCATTAAGCCACGGGAGGCAAAGTCCTTTCCCCTTTACTACAGTATTTAG